ATCTAAAGTTTTATCAGCATCTGTCCAGCCAAAAATAATCTCGCCATCTTCAATTTGTTTGACATCAATAACAAAATGTGGTTGTCTTTTATTATGATCAGCAATAGGTGTATAATTTTTCAATTGAAGAATATTTCCATTTTGATCCATTTGGATTTTTATTGTTTGGTTTCCAGAAGATCGACTTTCAACAGAAAGATTGTCAAAGGTGATGCTCTCTCTTCCTGTGTTAAGATTAAGATATATATGCGCAATATTATTATTATCAAAATTTAGGAAAGCTTTTGAGCTAATAAATTTAGGATAAGTCTTCAAAAAGATAACTTGACCTTCTGAATTGATTTTTAAAACAAAAAAATTACTAATTATCCCATTATCTTCATCAATTGAAGTAAGATTAATAGGAAAACTGTTATACGTAAATTCCCCTGAGCCATGCCCTGTTAACCATATATTTCCTGATTTGTCATAATTGACACTTAAATCGTTAATCAGATTATTATAGCCATTTTTTATTGGTATGATAAATTGCTTCCAAATTAAAGATCCGTTATCATCAATTTTGGATACTAAAATAGATTTGTCAAAATAAGTATAATTCATGTTGGTGCCAGTAAGATAACATGATCCATGATTTTCAATATAAGATGGATATGTACAATCACTCACAAGGATACTTTCATTGTTTTGATTAATATCCAATTTGTTTCCTATAGAGAAAATGTCATTGTTTGGGTTATACATCATAGGACTTACTGTATTATTAGAGACAACATGCCAAAGGCTATTAGCTTCTTTGTCGAGTTTAGAATATATTTCAGAAGGCTTATTTACAATAAAGGGAACACCAAAATAATTTTCTATAACCCCTGATATGTCTGCACCAATGTATAGATTGTCATTTTTTGATATTAATGTACCTCTAGAAGTTGCAGTTCCTTGATTATTTGTAATCTTGAAATCTTTGTATAGTGTAAATGCGTTGTCATCTCCTTTTTTTGATAATTGAACTCTGTCAAAAAGATTAAATAGAATATATTCTTTATCATTAATGTTTACATAATCATCAATTTTGAAATAGTCGAAATAAGCATAGGATTTATAATCGCCATCTTTATCAATATTTATCAACGATTTTTCTGGGAAGGTCACCGTAACACCATTGAATTTTATATAAATATTGTAAGAAGCATTAATTTTTATATTAAAACTATTTTCATCTTTATTAAAGATGCTTAGATCAGAAGGATGAATGGGGGAATAATTGCTTTCATTAACCGTAAACCAACTTACAGAACTGAAATCCTCTGTAGTTTTACCTAACCAAATTTTATTGCCATTTGTGGAAGTTTGAGTTGTTATTAAAATTTGATCATTATTTAAAAGACTTATGGATTTTTGTTTATTCCTCATTATAAAGAATATATGCTGATTATGGTCTATAAAAAAATCATAAAAATCAATATTTGAGAATGTCTCAGTATCTGTTGTTTTTGATTTTAAGGTGTTGATAATATTCAAGTCGGTATCAAAAGAAGCTATAAAATACTCTTTATTAAAACTTGTATTGCCATAAGTAGTTTGTGCGTCGCCGTATCCACTCATATACAATCGATCATTTACCGATTTTATACGATCTATTAATAGGGGAATATCTTTTTTCTCGATAAGAGCACCAGTATTTCGATCGAATTTTAAAATTTTTTTTCTATCCGTAACATAAAAAATAAAATCTGCTGTTGTAGATGTTTTTTTTGAGATATTATTAAATATTTCGTCTAATTCTTGTACCCATTGTATCTCACCAACATCATTGATTTTGATCAACAAACCCATCTGGGGCGTATAATTTTCACTATTGAAAACTTCATTGTTAATAGTAATACTACCCGAATAACGAAGGTAAAAGTAAGTGTCATTATATTGATCGGTAAAAAGCTCGCTAGCTAGTATTTGAGATGTTAGTGTGGTTTTAAAAACATTTAACCATTTTTTTTCAAATGAATCTGCTTTTGATTTGTAAATAAAAATATCATTCGTATTTACTGTAGGTATGCTTTGTCCATCAATTTTAAAATCACCATTGGCAAAACCTGCAATTACAGTATTTCCGTTCTTATCAAATGCAGAGTGTAGTAATTGTCCACCATTATATGTATTGACTTGATGAAGACTTTTTAATGATAGAGGATTTTCTTGTCCATATAGCAATGAAACCAAGAAAACTGTAACCAAGAAGTATATTTTTTTCATGTTGTTTATTATTTTGCGAATTTAATAAAAAAAACCTCACCTATTTTGGTGAGGTTTTAAATTTTTATCTACCAACTCAACTAAAACAGTTAGTAGTAATATTGGTCCGTGCGACACGCACTACATGTTTCTGCGGTATTTTCCACCCACTTCGAATAAAGCGTTGGTAATTTGACCTAGAGAACAATATTTTACAGCATCCATCATCACATCAAATAAGTTTTGTTGATTGATGGCAGCATGTTGAAGTTTCGCTAAAGCCTCTCCAGATTTATCTTCGTTGGCTTTCTGATAATTGTGCAGGAATTCAATTTGAGCTTGTTTTTCTTCCTCAGTAGAACGGATCACTTCACCTGGACGAACCGTTGGCGAACCATCTTTTCCAAGGAAAGTATTCACGCCGATAATTGGATATTCACCAGTGTGTTTCAACCATTCGTAATGCATAGATTCCTCTTGAATTTTTGAACGTTGATACATCGTTTCCATAGCTCCAAGAACGCCACCTCTTTCCGTAATTCTATCGAATTCTTGGTAAACCGCTTCTTCCACAAGATCTGTTAATTCCTCAATAATGAAAGAACCTTGAAGTGGATTTTCGTTTTTCGCAAGACCCAATTCTTTGTTGATAATTAATTGAATCGCCATTGCTCTTCTTACCGATTCTTCAGTTGGTGTTGTAATCGCCTCGTCGTAAGCATTGGTGTGAAGTGAGTTACAGTTATCGTAAATCGCATACAAAGCCTGAAGCGTTGTTCTGATGTCATTAAAATCAATTTCTTGCGCGTGAAGCGATCTTCCCGAAGTTTGAATATGGTATTTCAACATTTGAGAACGCTCGTCTGCGCCATATTTCAACTTCATTGCTTTTGCCCATAATCTTCTTGCCACACGACCGATTACTGAGTATTCAGGATCGATACCATTGGAGAAGAAGAAAGAAAGGTTAGGCGCAAAATCGTTGATGTCCATTCCTCTCGACAAATAATATTCCACATAAGTGAAACCATTTGCCAACGTAAAGGCTAACTGAGAAATAGGATTTGCACCCGCTTCCGCAATATGGTAACCAGAAATAGAAACCGAATAGAAGTTTCTTACTTTATTTTGAATGAAATATTCCTGAACGTCGCCCATTAATCTCAAAGCAAATTCTGTAGAGAAAATACACGTATTTTGAGCCTGATCTTCTTTTAGAATATCCGCCTGAACCGTTCCACGAACTGTTGCGATGGTTTCCGCTTTAATTTTTGCATAAATGTCTGCAGGAACCACTTCATCACCCGTTAAACCTAATAATTTCAGTCCTAAACCGTTGTTAGAAGGTGGTAATTCGCCGTTGTAACGAGGTCTTTCGATACCTTTATCGTCGAATTTCGCTTTTAAAGCTGTTTCAATTTTGCCTTCAAGACCATTTTCTTCTAAATATTTTTCAACATTTTGGTCGATAGCTGCATTCATAAAGAACGCTAACAACATTGGCGCAGGACCATTAATCGTCATCGAAACTGAAGTCAATGCATTAATTAAATCAAAACCAGAATATAATTTTTTAGCATCATCTAAAGTCGCGATAGAAACACCGGCGTTACCAATTTTACCATAAATATCGGGTGGTAAAGCAGGATCCTGACCATATAAGGTTACACTATCAAAGGCAGTAGAAAGACGCTTAGCGTCCATTTCCGCAGAAACATAATGGAATCTTCTGTTGGTTCTTTCTGGACCGCCTTCACCCGCGAACATTCTCGTTGGATCTTCACCCGTTCTTTTGAAAGGATAAATTCCCGCCGTATAAGGGAAGCTTCCCGGAAGATTTTCCTGACCTTTCCAAGCGATTAAGTCGCCCCAATCGTTGTATTTTGGAAGTGCAATTTTCGGAATTCTAAGATGAGAAAGCGATTCTGATGACGTTTCTACTTTAATTTCTTTTCCTCTCACGAAATACGAATAGGTTTCTTCATGGAAAGCCTTTTTCGTGTTGTCCCAAGTTCTTAAGAAATCAATATTTTCTTGCTGAAGTTCTTTTTCAGCTTTTTGATATTCAGCGTCTAAAGTTTCGTTAGAAATAATGGATTTCACACCATCAATATGATACATTTTACGAGCCAATTCTGCTTGTTTCAAAACAGATTCGTCGTATTGCTTGTTGTTTTCTACGATTTCAGAAAGGTAACGAACTCTTTTCCCAGGAATAATGGTGGTATCACTCGTAATTTCTTGCTCCAAAAACTCTTGAAGATTAGTTGAACTAAATTTTTCGTTTACTTTTTTAACCAAAGTATTGAACAATTCTGTTGTTCCGTGATCGTTGAACTGAGAAGCTTTTGTAGCATAAACTGGCATTTCATCCAACTGATTTTCCCAAAGCAAATGGTTTCTTTGGAATTGCTTTCTCACGGCTTGCAGAGCATCTAAAGCTCCACGTTTATCAGATTTATTCAAAGCGATTAAATCCGCATAATCCAACATGTCGATTTTCTCCAACTGTGTAGAAGCACCGTATTCAGGCGTCATCACGTACATTGAAACATCTGCAATATCCGAAACTTCCGAACCCGATTGTCCGATACCCGAAGTTTCCAAAATAATAATATCAGGATGTGCTAATTTTAAAACATTCAAAGCTGTGTGAACGAAAGGCGAAACCGAAGCGTTGTTCTCACGAGTCGCCATAGAACGCATAAATACACGAGGATCGTTAATGGAATTCATACGAATTCTGTCGCCCAAAAGCGCACCTCCCGTTTTCTTTTTAGATGGGTCAATAGAGATAATTGCGATTTTTTTATCAGGATTTGAACGAAGAAAACGTCTTACCAATTCGTCAGTAAGCGAAGATTTTCCTGCGCCTCCGGTTCCTGTAATTCCGATGATTGGAATATTTAAATCTTTAGCTTTTTCGTTGATTGTAGCTGCTAATTCAGGTTTTTCATCTGAGAAATTTTCTACGGCAGAGATAATTTGCGCCAGTTTTGAAGAATCTTCAAATTTAATATCATTTAAATCTGAAACATTAATATTTGCGCCTGTTGCAAAGTCAGATTGCTTCACCAAATCATCAATCATTCCTTGTAAACCCAGCTCACGACCGTCGTCTGGAGAATAAATTCTATCGATTCCGTAATCCATTAAATCCTTAATTTCTTCAGGAAGGATTACACCGCCACCTCCACCAAAAATCTTGATTTGTGACGCATTTTTTTGTCTTAAAAGATCGTAGATGTATTTAAAATACTCGTTGTGACCACCTTGGTAAGAGGTTAGCGCAATGGCATTGGCATCTTCCTGAATGGCAGTATTCACCACTTCTTCTGCAGATTTGTCGTGTCCTAAGTGGATAACTTCGCATCCTGAACCCTGGATGACACGTCGCATAATATTAATCGCTGCATCGTGACCATCGAATAAAGCCGCTGCAGTAACTATTCTAACCTTGTTGTTAGGGGTATATTTTTGGTTTTCCATAAAGTTTAACTCAATTTCCAAATATAAACATTTAAGACGATTTCGTCAAAGTCCCAAATGGATGGATATGATCTGTTAAAATCTCACAATCGCTTTAATTATCGGTGGTTATTCATTATTTTTAAGCGCGAAAAAAATAAACAATGAAAAAGTTATTAATGTCGGCATTTTTTGCCTTTAGTTTTGGTATTTCTGTATTTGGTCAACAGTTGAGTTATTTCGATGAAAATTGGCAGCCGACAACGAAGGAGAACATGTCTTATTATCGTGAAAGCTATAAACAAGATCATGCGACTTTGGTAAAAGATTTCTATAAAAATGGAGTTTTGCAAATGGAAGGAAAGGCTATCGATACAACACCAGGAAAAGAAGTTTTTGATGGAAAAGTAACGTGGTATTTTCCAGATGGAAAACCGCAAAGTATTGTTTCTTATAAAAATGGTGAAATCTCTGGAGAAGTGAAATCTTATGACGAGAAAGCTCGTGTCGTTGAGGATTTTGTCTATCAAAGTCCCGAAAATATGACAGGGAAATCTTTTCTTTACAGAGATCTAGAAAACGGGGTTTCTTATAACAGTATTTCTGAAACCAAAAATGGTGAGCTTCGTTATGTAAAAGCTTTTAAAAGCAATGATAATCCTTTAGGCTACGAAACTTTTTATAAAGAAGATGGCACCCATGAAACGAAATATTACAACGAAAAAGGAAAACATATCGGAAGTTTAAAAATTGATAAAGATTGGAAAACGACAGGGGTTGAGGTTACTTTCGATTATACAGATTTCCATATCAGCCGTATCGATCGCTTTGGTAAAAATGGAGAAGTAGATAGCTATGAGTCGTATTATAGCAATGGCGCAAAAGCACAAGAATACATCAAAAAAAATAAAGAAGCTACCAAAATCACTTACGACTTGATGGGTAAGCAGATTGGAAAATTGATTTCTAAAATTGGGGATGGTTCGGAGTATATGCGAGAGTATAGTGGAGAAGACTATAGCTTTAGTTATACCGATATGACAATATCATCGGTTACTAAATATAGCAATTATAAAATAGAATCTTTAAAAAGTTTTAACAACGAAGG
This genomic stretch from Chryseobacterium sp. POL2 harbors:
- a CDS encoding T9SS type A sorting domain-containing protein translates to MKKIYFLVTVFLVSLLYGQENPLSLKSLHQVNTYNGGQLLHSAFDKNGNTVIAGFANGDFKIDGQSIPTVNTNDIFIYKSKADSFEKKWLNVFKTTLTSQILASELFTDQYNDTYFYLRYSGSITINNEVFNSENYTPQMGLLIKINDVGEIQWVQELDEIFNNISKKTSTTADFIFYVTDRKKILKFDRNTGALIEKKDIPLLIDRIKSVNDRLYMSGYGDAQTTYGNTSFNKEYFIASFDTDLNIINTLKSKTTDTETFSNIDFYDFFIDHNQHIFFIMRNKQKSISLLNNDQILITTQTSTNGNKIWLGKTTEDFSSVSWFTVNESNYSPIHPSDLSIFNKDENSFNIKINASYNIYIKFNGVTVTFPEKSLINIDKDGDYKSYAYFDYFKIDDYVNINDKEYILFNLFDRVQLSKKGDDNAFTLYKDFKITNNQGTATSRGTLISKNDNLYIGADISGVIENYFGVPFIVNKPSEIYSKLDKEANSLWHVVSNNTVSPMMYNPNNDIFSIGNKLDINQNNESILVSDCTYPSYIENHGSCYLTGTNMNYTYFDKSILVSKIDDNGSLIWKQFIIPIKNGYNNLINDLSVNYDKSGNIWLTGHGSGEFTYNSFPINLTSIDEDNGIISNFFVLKINSEGQVIFLKTYPKFISSKAFLNFDNNNIAHIYLNLNTGRESITFDNLSVESRSSGNQTIKIQMDQNGNILQLKNYTPIADHNKRQPHFVIDVKQIEDGEIIFGWTDADKTLDNVEFTNPYNSNFKYTNIISKINNTGQVLWSKPILSDSNINTLVKGNFITTDAQSNIYISSAWKGKIKYQDQEITLGNIYDNENILLKLDKNANLLQHKLLGIHNESFNISISSDNKPILFGNSYQYKIDNIDITSKKGDNMLLISLEEKELETAETYKKNPIVIYPNPTKDVINIKDNKDFTEVKIYDASAKLVLNQSLKNNQVNVSDLPKGVYYLELIGKEKAVVKFIKDQSITL
- a CDS encoding methylmalonyl-CoA mutase family protein, whose protein sequence is MENQKYTPNNKVRIVTAAALFDGHDAAINIMRRVIQGSGCEVIHLGHDKSAEEVVNTAIQEDANAIALTSYQGGHNEYFKYIYDLLRQKNASQIKIFGGGGGVILPEEIKDLMDYGIDRIYSPDDGRELGLQGMIDDLVKQSDFATGANINVSDLNDIKFEDSSKLAQIISAVENFSDEKPELAATINEKAKDLNIPIIGITGTGGAGKSSLTDELVRRFLRSNPDKKIAIISIDPSKKKTGGALLGDRIRMNSINDPRVFMRSMATRENNASVSPFVHTALNVLKLAHPDIIILETSGIGQSGSEVSDIADVSMYVMTPEYGASTQLEKIDMLDYADLIALNKSDKRGALDALQAVRKQFQRNHLLWENQLDEMPVYATKASQFNDHGTTELFNTLVKKVNEKFSSTNLQEFLEQEITSDTTIIPGKRVRYLSEIVENNKQYDESVLKQAELARKMYHIDGVKSIISNETLDAEYQKAEKELQQENIDFLRTWDNTKKAFHEETYSYFVRGKEIKVETSSESLSHLRIPKIALPKYNDWGDLIAWKGQENLPGSFPYTAGIYPFKRTGEDPTRMFAGEGGPERTNRRFHYVSAEMDAKRLSTAFDSVTLYGQDPALPPDIYGKIGNAGVSIATLDDAKKLYSGFDLINALTSVSMTINGPAPMLLAFFMNAAIDQNVEKYLEENGLEGKIETALKAKFDDKGIERPRYNGELPPSNNGLGLKLLGLTGDEVVPADIYAKIKAETIATVRGTVQADILKEDQAQNTCIFSTEFALRLMGDVQEYFIQNKVRNFYSVSISGYHIAEAGANPISQLAFTLANGFTYVEYYLSRGMDINDFAPNLSFFFSNGIDPEYSVIGRVARRLWAKAMKLKYGADERSQMLKYHIQTSGRSLHAQEIDFNDIRTTLQALYAIYDNCNSLHTNAYDEAITTPTEESVRRAMAIQLIINKELGLAKNENPLQGSFIIEELTDLVEEAVYQEFDRITERGGVLGAMETMYQRSKIQEESMHYEWLKHTGEYPIIGVNTFLGKDGSPTVRPGEVIRSTEEEKQAQIEFLHNYQKANEDKSGEALAKLQHAAINQQNLFDVMMDAVKYCSLGQITNALFEVGGKYRRNM